The following proteins come from a genomic window of Chryseobacterium glaciei:
- a CDS encoding acyltransferase family protein, whose protein sequence is MMKHLKGLDTLRALAATIVVVDHVEIIKKDNGIHNFIDNPTLIYPDGHLSVILFFVISGFLITYLLLAEQEKSGRIDLKNFYMRRVLRIWPLYYLVLFLSYIIFNPDYSLIRILLPALIFPNVAYALQETWDISPQIWSIGVEEQFYIVWPLIFMFISKRKKALNYIIALIVFFTLLPFGLKFINQIFFKSEEIYTIISRFFYGTKFNCLGIGTLIGFLFFRNKEYINKILFKYNFLTIALTLLPFVLWFFQFKTAHLGDEIYAVLFAFSIYNIVQHPKINIDNSVTRFLGKISYGIYLYHWIIVILLVRYIPKTDNLFLYNTVLYSTVLLISILISWLSFVTYEKFFLNLKKKYEIVNR, encoded by the coding sequence ATGATGAAACATTTAAAGGGATTAGATACATTAAGAGCATTAGCCGCGACAATTGTGGTGGTGGATCATGTGGAAATCATCAAAAAAGACAACGGGATTCATAATTTTATTGATAATCCTACCCTAATTTATCCAGACGGCCATCTTTCTGTAATCTTATTTTTTGTGATCAGCGGATTTCTAATTACTTATTTGTTGTTAGCAGAACAGGAAAAAAGTGGCCGTATCGATCTCAAAAACTTTTATATGAGAAGAGTTTTAAGGATCTGGCCGCTTTACTACCTAGTATTATTCCTTTCTTATATTATATTCAATCCGGATTATTCTTTGATTAGAATTTTATTACCTGCGTTAATATTTCCAAACGTAGCGTATGCATTACAGGAAACATGGGACATCAGTCCACAGATCTGGTCAATAGGCGTTGAGGAGCAATTTTATATTGTCTGGCCATTAATTTTCATGTTTATCTCAAAAAGAAAAAAAGCATTAAACTATATTATTGCACTAATTGTATTTTTTACGCTCCTACCTTTCGGCTTAAAGTTTATCAATCAGATTTTTTTTAAAAGTGAAGAAATTTACACTATAATTAGTCGATTCTTTTATGGAACAAAATTCAATTGTTTAGGAATAGGCACTTTGATTGGTTTCTTATTTTTCAGGAATAAAGAATACATTAATAAGATTTTGTTTAAATATAATTTCTTAACCATAGCTTTAACATTGCTTCCTTTTGTATTGTGGTTCTTTCAATTTAAAACCGCACATTTAGGTGATGAAATTTATGCTGTATTGTTTGCTTTTTCAATTTATAACATTGTTCAGCATCCTAAAATAAATATTGATAATTCTGTTACTAGATTTTTAGGGAAAATATCTTACGGCATTTATCTTTATCACTGGATCATTGTTATTTTATTAGTAAGATACATCCCGAAAACAGATAACCTTTTTTTGTATAATACAGTATTATATTCTACCGTTCTATTGATATCTATTCTTATATCATGGCTATCTTTTGTAACCTATGAAAAATTTTTCTTAAACCTGAAAAAGAAATACGAAATCGTAAATAGATAA
- the uvrA gene encoding excinuclease ABC subunit UvrA has protein sequence MSKSKEYIEVYGAREHNLKNINVKIPRNELVVITGLSGSGKSSLAFDTIFAEGQRRYIETFSAYARQFLGGLERPDVDKIEGLSPVIAIEQKTTNKNPRSTVGTVTELYDYLRLLYARVSDAYSLSTGKKLVSYTEEQILDTIKQNYKGEKLMLMAPVVRSRKGHYHELFVQMAKKGYGQARIDGELQDIEYDLKLDRYKTHDIDIVIDRWIIGESASESRMEKSLRTATEMGEGLIGIQKLGSTEIEYFSKNLMDAETGHSLALPEPNTFSFNSPKGSCPDCKGLGTIKKINTDYFVENNKLSINQGGLLPLEDIKSNKWILSQIKSILEIFGLGLTTPFKDIPEEALDYIYNGCHKEFNKDLKYAGIAKKIKISFDGLIPFMEEMIDERESYEAILLERHFTTEETCPSCGGARLQPGSLSFKIDGKNIAEVNGLSLADLKDWLADIKDKFSEKHKIIAHEILKEIETRLQFLLDVGLDYLSLSRSSKTLSGGESQRIRLATQIGSQLVNVLYILDEPSIGLHQRDNERLIASLKNLRDIGNSVLVVEHDKDMILEADEVLDIGPRAGKFGGEILWQGKPKDLLKADTITADYITGKRKIEVPAERRAGNGKNIVLKGATGNNLKNVNLDIPLGKLVVVTGISGSGKSSLINGTLYPILNKHFYRAVQEPLPYKKIEGLDNIDKIVDVDQTPIGRTPRSNPATYTGMFTDIRNLFAELPESKIRGYKPGRFSFNVKGGRCETCQGGGLKVIEMNFLPDVYVHCETCNGKRFNRETLEVRYKGKSISDVLDMTIDEAVDFFQPIPKIFAKVKTLQDVGLGYITLGQQSTTLSGGEAQRIKLATELAKRQTGNTLYILDEPTTGLHFEDVKILMEAINQLVELGNSFIIIEHNMDVIKLADHIIDVGPEGGKYGGEIVAKGTPEEIVKSKKSLTGKFLKRELE, from the coding sequence GACTTTCCGGAAGCGGAAAATCTTCATTGGCTTTTGATACGATTTTTGCCGAAGGTCAGCGTCGTTATATCGAAACATTTTCAGCGTATGCCCGTCAGTTTTTGGGAGGTTTGGAACGTCCTGATGTAGATAAAATTGAAGGACTTTCACCTGTAATTGCTATCGAACAGAAGACAACCAACAAAAACCCTCGTTCAACAGTAGGAACCGTTACAGAATTGTACGATTATCTTCGTCTTTTGTATGCGAGAGTTTCGGATGCTTATTCACTTTCCACAGGAAAAAAATTGGTAAGCTACACGGAAGAACAGATTCTGGATACCATCAAACAAAATTATAAAGGGGAGAAATTGATGTTGATGGCGCCTGTTGTGCGTTCCAGAAAAGGTCATTACCACGAACTTTTTGTTCAGATGGCTAAAAAAGGATACGGACAGGCAAGAATTGATGGAGAATTACAAGATATTGAATACGATTTAAAACTTGACCGTTACAAAACCCACGACATCGACATTGTGATCGACCGTTGGATCATCGGAGAAAGTGCTTCCGAAAGCAGAATGGAAAAATCATTACGTACAGCAACGGAAATGGGAGAAGGCCTGATCGGAATTCAGAAGTTGGGAAGTACGGAAATTGAATATTTCTCAAAAAACTTAATGGATGCAGAAACAGGTCATTCATTAGCATTGCCCGAGCCCAATACTTTTTCGTTCAACTCTCCAAAAGGGAGTTGCCCAGATTGTAAAGGTTTAGGAACCATCAAAAAAATCAACACTGATTATTTTGTTGAAAATAATAAATTATCAATCAATCAAGGAGGGTTATTGCCTTTAGAAGATATTAAATCTAATAAATGGATCTTGTCTCAGATCAAAAGTATTCTTGAGATCTTCGGACTTGGTTTAACGACTCCTTTTAAAGATATTCCGGAAGAAGCATTAGACTATATATATAATGGTTGTCATAAAGAATTTAATAAAGATCTGAAATATGCAGGAATTGCGAAGAAGATAAAGATCAGTTTTGATGGTTTGATTCCTTTTATGGAAGAAATGATTGATGAAAGAGAATCTTACGAAGCTATTTTACTGGAAAGACATTTCACAACAGAAGAAACTTGTCCTTCATGTGGCGGAGCTCGTCTTCAACCTGGAAGTTTAAGTTTTAAAATTGATGGAAAAAATATTGCTGAGGTTAACGGATTAAGTTTAGCCGACCTGAAAGACTGGTTAGCTGATATTAAAGACAAGTTTTCCGAAAAACATAAAATCATCGCTCACGAAATTTTAAAGGAAATCGAAACCAGACTTCAATTCTTATTAGATGTTGGTTTGGATTATTTAAGTTTGAGCAGAAGTTCAAAAACACTTTCGGGAGGAGAATCTCAAAGAATTCGTCTGGCAACACAGATAGGTTCTCAATTGGTGAATGTCTTGTATATTTTGGATGAACCAAGTATCGGATTACACCAAAGAGACAACGAAAGGCTTATTGCTTCATTAAAAAATCTTAGAGACATTGGAAACTCTGTTTTGGTAGTTGAACACGACAAAGATATGATCCTTGAAGCCGATGAGGTATTGGATATTGGTCCAAGAGCCGGAAAATTCGGTGGTGAGATTCTTTGGCAGGGAAAACCAAAAGACTTATTGAAAGCTGATACAATAACAGCCGATTATATTACAGGAAAAAGAAAAATTGAAGTTCCTGCTGAAAGAAGAGCCGGGAACGGAAAAAATATAGTTCTAAAAGGAGCAACAGGAAACAATCTTAAAAATGTCAACCTTGATATTCCGTTAGGAAAATTGGTAGTTGTAACAGGAATTTCAGGAAGTGGAAAATCTTCTTTGATCAATGGGACTTTGTATCCGATCCTTAACAAACATTTTTACAGAGCTGTTCAGGAACCTTTGCCTTACAAGAAAATCGAAGGACTTGACAATATTGATAAAATCGTAGATGTAGATCAGACTCCGATCGGAAGAACACCTCGTTCAAATCCTGCAACCTACACGGGAATGTTTACAGACATCAGAAATCTTTTTGCAGAATTACCGGAAAGTAAAATTCGTGGGTATAAGCCGGGAAGATTTTCTTTCAACGTAAAAGGCGGAAGATGCGAAACCTGTCAGGGTGGTGGTTTGAAAGTCATTGAAATGAATTTCTTACCTGATGTTTATGTTCATTGTGAAACTTGTAATGGAAAACGTTTTAACAGAGAAACGCTGGAAGTTCGTTACAAAGGAAAATCTATTTCTGATGTGTTGGATATGACGATTGATGAAGCGGTAGATTTCTTCCAACCGATTCCTAAGATTTTTGCTAAGGTTAAAACTTTGCAAGATGTAGGTTTGGGATATATCACATTGGGACAACAATCGACTACACTTTCTGGGGGAGAGGCTCAACGTATTAAGTTAGCGACAGAATTAGCAAAAAGACAAACCGGAAATACATTATATATTCTTGATGAACCAACAACGGGACTTCATTTTGAGGACGTAAAAATTCTGATGGAAGCAATCAATCAATTGGTAGAACTAGGAAATTCATTCATTATTATTGAACATAATATGGATGTGATAAAATTAGCAGATCATATTATCGACGTTGGCCCAGAAGGTGGAAAATACGGCGGAGAAATTGTAGCCAAAGGAACTCCTGAGGAGATTGTGAAATCTAAAAAGAGTTTGACGGGGAAGTTTTTGAAGAGGGAATTGGAGTAA
- a CDS encoding bacteriocin-like protein, whose product MKNLKKLNKEELKSVYGGQPKKYCVYCERLNQTVCSEVPIAQCP is encoded by the coding sequence ATGAAAAATTTAAAGAAACTTAACAAAGAAGAACTAAAGTCTGTGTACGGTGGACAGCCAAAAAAGTATTGTGTATACTGTGAAAGATTGAATCAGACGGTATGCAGCGAGGTTCCAATTGCTCAATGTCCGTAA